TTTGCTTCAAGATTAACAAAAATTAAATCAATTCATAGTATTGTCGCATGAAATTTATAATAGACGCACAATTACCTTTTGGATTAGCAAGATTTTTGAACAAAAAAGGATTTGATATAATCCACACAGACGATTTACCTAACAAAGAAAGGACAACAGATAATGAAATAAGAGAGATTCCAATTAAAGAAAATAGAATTGTAATTACTAAAGATTTTGTTTTTTTAGACTCATACTACATAAATAATATTCCGCCTAAATTATTTTTGATAACAACTGGAAATATTAAAAATAAAGATTTATTCAAACTAATTGAAAAATATTTTGATAAGATAATTGAAATGTTTAAAGAATATAATTTAATTGAACTTGATAATAATAAAATAATAGGACACGAATAAAATTGCTACTTGTGCCTAATCAAGTAAGTGGCTGACAGTCAGATGATATAGACATATGAAATAATTGATTGTTTTGCTGTTAGAAAAAATAAATTATATTTTTGTAAATAACAACTTTTAAGTTAAAAGTTGTTAGTATAAACAATTTGTAGCTCATAGTCAGAAAACCAAGTATATTGAACCATTAAAATAATAGTATTATGTTTTTAGAAGTTACAAAGGCTGAATACATTAATGATTTCAGAATTCTTATGGAATTCAATGATGGTGTTTCAAAGACAGTTGATTTAGAAAATGAATTGGATGGTGAAATCTTTCAAGCATTAAGAAATAAAAACTATTTTAAAACATTCTTAATTAAATATAATACAATAGAATGGGATAATGGTGCCGACTTTGCTCCAGAATATCTATATAAAATTGGTAAAAAGACTTAAAACCACGAAGCCACAATCAAGCAGGCGACTGATGATCAATTGACCGCCAGTACAACTCTCCCCGATACATTTCATTACGGGGCAG
The Bacteroidales bacterium genome window above contains:
- a CDS encoding DUF5615 family PIN-like protein, which produces MKFIIDAQLPFGLARFLNKKGFDIIHTDDLPNKERTTDNEIREIPIKENRIVITKDFVFLDSYYINNIPPKLFLITTGNIKNKDLFKLIEKYFDKIIEMFKEYNLIELDNNKIIGHE
- a CDS encoding DUF2442 domain-containing protein, translated to MFLEVTKAEYINDFRILMEFNDGVSKTVDLENELDGEIFQALRNKNYFKTFLIKYNTIEWDNGADFAPEYLYKIGKKT